One segment of Leptospiraceae bacterium DNA contains the following:
- a CDS encoding caspase family protein, translating into MKPFRKSFSFLLLLLALSSYGDDVPVPVTMGLKPIVTGTGARIAFLVGINSYKATTSLKYAVGDSEAIEDLLLKTGKYDKLIKLNDYGKITTTLNPDTLSYSSQRIKMAPTKANIEATYQEVLAENPDTLLFYYSGHGFIEGEGGENFIAPKDVDVKFEKRKVGKEEKEVPIPLNGISLKVMGVQAAKVKRVVFLIDACRSPLPEAEGESGEKGEKALSANSKLENEKEDISNTKEIKLKQNILSVRTDKLPKRVLEAEGITMLIGAAPEVSSLEDEDFKSGIFTHFLKKAFNGGVQEENQEEYITEENLSRYIEDRFKHYYELRKKESESAAEPKLYNLTFDRGKKGEILISQHRPIEGKERIDKPIYTDKIRKREVKGKLVYNEKGEREDLRFFVHDKKRDLYYPDSLDGVYKMEYGFKKDKVGELENFTASEFNLENEEVFEYGTKLIPDVGWEYRGLYNASNTATDRMDNDGKDGYRRDDHREDINRKDINRKDLINQVPTVDPVPTMASQSTMLTSVDKEKIRFEKKIYDFNGNVISEEYFDSKGQPLEFAGVAKTVRAYDKDGQVILEEFYSKETLDEYGDVAEPGKLVAKDGFARYKAQYKSKGNLLFETWEDVEGNIANNQNGFAKTEYVFDNKDRLTQKNYYDKETKKANDKWGVSVYSYSYDSNCIGMYESKIAEITKKENKTAIEDWNLGKYKLCLTEELHTDKEGKPAGDEKMIYKKVRTFNEKGFLVSEESFRPDGRRYLEGGIAKVVFAHDEEGNIISRKNFGEFEDTEKQPVLDSDVNGVHEYRYTYQEYFSYDGKPILNECMYHRKDKGILPEPYDCALKIEHFGINGKPIEDKRNVYRTNIYYTGAYQLEANRHYYSLDNKNLWVDKKVNSTYNPFGNQTLYARYETKEGKEVLVWKKEYKYDEKNNKTLEALYKTEEGKEVLVWKYESKYDEKNNNTLYAKYETKEGKEVLVWKNESKYDEKNNNTLYARYETKEGKEVLDSKEEYKYDEKNNKTLEAEYKIKEGAVVLRLKQEWKYDERNNKTLYARYETKEGKEVLVEKYESKYDEKNNNTLYATYVTKEGKEVLVEKYESKYDEKNNKTLSATYVTKEGKEVLVSKDEYKYDEKNNKTLEAYYKTKEGKEVLVWKNEYKYDEKNNKTLEAKYETKEGKEVLVSKYESKYDEKNNKTLEARYETKEGKVVLVSKKEYKYDEKNNKTLEARYETKEGKEVLVSKYEYKYDEKNNKTLEAKYETKEGKEVLVWKYESKYDEKNNKTLEARYETKEGKEVLVSKKEYKYDEKNNETLYARYETKEGKEVLVSKYEYKYDEKNNKTLEAKYETKEGKEVLVEKYEYKYDEKNNKTFFAKSIGAEEVLEEKTTVDYRLESYEAVVTQYKPEIKQIEEKLEKTKDESEKKSLNQKLEDLQKEFESKKKKYTLTEEKFGKNEKLESASYKLLFFNPRGPAEKRLMRVDLDRFYRPVKVGFEEE; encoded by the coding sequence ATGAAACCTTTTCGTAAATCGTTCTCCTTCCTCCTTTTACTCTTGGCTCTATCGTCTTATGGTGATGACGTTCCAGTTCCCGTAACGATGGGTTTAAAACCCATCGTTACGGGAACTGGGGCTCGTATCGCTTTTCTGGTTGGGATTAATTCTTACAAGGCGACAACTTCTTTAAAATATGCGGTAGGCGATAGCGAAGCCATTGAAGACTTGCTTCTAAAAACTGGTAAGTATGACAAACTAATCAAGCTAAACGATTACGGAAAAATTACTACCACTTTAAATCCGGATACTTTGTCATATAGCAGCCAAAGAATTAAAATGGCTCCAACGAAAGCAAATATTGAGGCGACTTACCAAGAAGTTCTAGCGGAAAATCCAGATACTCTGCTCTTTTATTATTCCGGTCATGGATTCATTGAAGGCGAAGGAGGAGAGAACTTCATCGCTCCGAAAGATGTAGATGTAAAGTTTGAGAAAAGAAAAGTCGGCAAAGAGGAAAAAGAAGTTCCGATACCTTTAAATGGAATTTCACTCAAAGTCATGGGAGTCCAAGCGGCTAAGGTCAAACGAGTTGTGTTTTTGATTGATGCTTGTCGTAGCCCACTTCCTGAAGCAGAGGGCGAAAGTGGTGAGAAAGGAGAAAAGGCATTATCCGCAAACTCGAAATTAGAAAATGAAAAAGAAGATATCTCCAATACAAAAGAAATAAAACTAAAACAAAATATACTATCTGTCAGAACAGACAAACTCCCCAAACGTGTTCTAGAAGCTGAGGGCATAACGATGTTAATCGGTGCGGCTCCTGAGGTAAGTAGTTTAGAAGATGAAGATTTTAAAAGTGGAATCTTTACTCATTTTCTAAAAAAAGCATTTAACGGGGGAGTCCAAGAAGAAAACCAGGAAGAATACATCACGGAAGAAAATCTCTCTCGTTATATCGAAGATCGTTTCAAACACTACTACGAACTTCGGAAGAAAGAATCTGAATCAGCCGCAGAGCCAAAACTTTATAACCTCACATTTGACAGAGGCAAGAAGGGGGAAATACTCATTAGCCAGCATAGACCGATTGAAGGAAAAGAAAGAATTGATAAACCAATCTACACCGACAAAATCCGTAAACGTGAGGTTAAGGGCAAATTAGTCTACAATGAAAAAGGCGAACGAGAAGACTTGCGTTTTTTTGTGCACGATAAAAAGAGAGATTTGTATTATCCCGATAGTCTCGACGGTGTTTATAAAATGGAATATGGTTTTAAAAAAGACAAAGTGGGTGAACTAGAAAATTTTACAGCTAGTGAATTCAATTTAGAAAACGAAGAAGTGTTTGAATACGGAACAAAACTAATACCGGATGTAGGTTGGGAATACAGGGGATTATACAATGCTAGTAATACCGCTACCGACCGTATGGACAATGATGGTAAGGACGGCTATCGCCGTGACGACCATCGTGAGGACATCAACCGTAAGGACATCAACCGTAAGGACTTGATTAATCAAGTCCCTACGGTAGATCCTGTCCCTACGATGGCGTCGCAATCAACGATGCTAACATCTGTGGATAAGGAAAAAATCCGCTTTGAAAAAAAAATCTATGACTTCAATGGAAACGTAATTTCAGAAGAATACTTTGATAGCAAAGGTCAGCCTCTTGAATTTGCTGGAGTCGCAAAGACCGTTCGTGCGTATGACAAGGATGGTCAAGTCATTCTAGAAGAATTTTATAGCAAAGAAACTTTAGATGAATACGGAGATGTAGCAGAACCAGGAAAGCTCGTCGCAAAAGACGGATTTGCCCGTTACAAAGCCCAATACAAATCAAAGGGAAATCTACTTTTTGAAACATGGGAAGATGTCGAAGGAAACATTGCAAACAATCAAAATGGATTTGCGAAAACAGAATATGTATTTGATAACAAAGATAGATTGACTCAAAAGAATTATTATGATAAAGAAACAAAGAAGGCAAACGACAAATGGGGAGTATCCGTATACAGCTACTCCTATGATTCAAATTGTATAGGAATGTATGAATCCAAAATTGCAGAGATTACTAAGAAGGAAAATAAGACAGCAATTGAAGATTGGAACCTAGGAAAATACAAACTCTGTCTCACAGAAGAGCTCCACACAGACAAAGAAGGAAAACCCGCTGGCGATGAAAAAATGATTTATAAAAAAGTAAGGACTTTTAACGAAAAAGGATTTTTAGTCTCCGAAGAAAGTTTTCGACCTGACGGGAGACGTTACCTAGAAGGCGGCATAGCAAAAGTAGTCTTTGCACACGATGAAGAGGGAAATATCATCTCACGAAAAAACTTCGGAGAATTCGAAGATACGGAAAAACAACCCGTACTTGATTCAGACGTAAACGGAGTGCATGAGTATCGTTACACCTATCAGGAATATTTCTCCTACGACGGAAAACCGATACTAAACGAATGTATGTATCATCGTAAGGATAAAGGAATTTTACCGGAGCCTTATGACTGTGCTTTGAAGATAGAGCATTTTGGAATCAATGGAAAGCCAATTGAGGATAAAAGAAATGTATATCGCACAAATATCTATTACACTGGCGCCTACCAATTAGAAGCGAATAGGCATTATTATTCTCTGGATAATAAAAATTTATGGGTAGATAAAAAAGTAAATTCTACTTATAATCCATTTGGAAACCAGACTCTATATGCAAGATACGAAACAAAAGAAGGAAAGGAAGTTCTTGTTTGGAAAAAAGAATATAAATACGACGAGAAAAATAACAAGACTTTAGAAGCATTGTACAAAACAGAAGAAGGAAAGGAAGTTCTTGTTTGGAAATACGAATCTAAATACGACGAGAAAAATAACAATACTCTATATGCAAAATACGAAACAAAAGAAGGAAAGGAAGTTCTTGTTTGGAAAAACGAATCTAAATACGACGAGAAAAATAACAATACTCTATATGCAAGATACGAAACAAAAGAGGGAAAGGAAGTTCTGGATAGTAAAGAAGAATATAAATACGACGAGAAAAATAACAAGACTTTAGAAGCAGAATACAAAATAAAAGAAGGTGCAGTCGTTCTGAGGTTGAAACAAGAATGGAAATACGACGAAAGAAATAACAAGACTCTATATGCAAGATACGAAACAAAAGAAGGAAAGGAAGTTCTTGTAGAGAAATACGAATCTAAATACGACGAGAAAAATAACAATACTCTATATGCAACCTACGTAACAAAAGAAGGAAAGGAAGTTCTTGTAGAGAAATACGAATCTAAATACGACGAGAAAAATAACAAGACTCTATCTGCAACCTACGTAACAAAAGAAGGAAAGGAAGTTCTTGTTAGTAAAGACGAATATAAATACGACGAGAAAAATAACAAGACTCTAGAGGCATACTACAAAACAAAAGAAGGAAAGGAAGTTCTTGTTTGGAAAAACGAATATAAATACGACGAGAAAAATAACAAGACTCTAGAGGCAAAATACGAAACAAAAGAAGGAAAGGAAGTTCTTGTTAGTAAATACGAATCTAAATACGACGAGAAAAATAACAAGACTCTAGAGGCAAGATACGAAACAAAAGAAGGAAAGGTAGTTCTTGTTAGTAAAAAAGAATATAAATACGACGAGAAAAATAACAAGACTCTAGAGGCAAGATACGAAACAAAAGAAGGAAAGGAAGTTCTTGTTAGTAAATACGAATATAAATACGACGAGAAAAATAACAAGACTCTAGAGGCAAAATACGAAACAAAAGAAGGAAAGGAAGTTCTTGTTTGGAAATACGAATCTAAATACGACGAGAAAAATAACAAGACTCTAGAGGCAAGATACGAAACAAAAGAAGGAAAGGAAGTTCTTGTTAGTAAAAAAGAATATAAATACGACGAGAAAAATAACGAGACTCTATATGCAAGATACGAAACAAAAGAAGGAAAGGAAGTTCTTGTTAGTAAATACGAATATAAATACGACGAGAAAAATAACAAGACTCTAGAGGCAAAATACGAAACAAAAGAAGGAAAGGAAGTTCTTGTAGAGAAATACGAATATAAATACGACGAGAAAAATAACAAGACTTTTTTTGCGAAATCTATAGGAGCAGAGGAAGTTTTAGAAGAAAAAACTACTGTAGACTATCGTCTTGAGTCTTATGAGGCAGTGGTTACTCAGTATAAGCCGGAGATTAAGCAAATCGAAGAGAAATTAGAAAAAACCAAAGACGAATCCGAAAAAAAATCCCTCAACCAAAAACTCGAAGACTTACAAAAGGAATTCGAATCTAAAAAGAAAAAATACACTCTCACCGAAGAAAAGTTTGGTAAAAACGAAAAGCTGGAGTCTGCTTCCTACAAGCTACTCTTCTTTAACCCCCGCGGTCCTGCCGAGAAGCGGTTAATGCGCGTTGACCTCGATAGGTTTTATCGTCCTGTGAAGGTGGGGTTTGAGGAGGAGTAA
- a CDS encoding caspase family protein — translation MKPFRKSFSFLLLLLALSSYGDNVPVPVTMGLKPIVTGTGARIAFLVGINSYKATTSLKYAVGDSDSIEDLLLKTGKYDKLIKLNDYGKITTTLNPDTLSYSSQRIKMAPTKLNIESTYQEILAANPETLLFYYSGHGFIEGEGEKTLSLQKM, via the coding sequence ATGAAACCTTTTCGTAAATCGTTCTCCTTCCTCCTTTTACTCTTGGCTCTATCGTCTTATGGTGATAACGTTCCAGTTCCCGTAACGATGGGTTTAAAACCCATCGTTACTGGAACTGGGGCTCGTATCGCGTTTCTTGTTGGGATTAATTCCTATAAGGCGACAACTTCTTTAAAATATGCGGTAGGCGATAGTGATTCAATCGAGGATTTACTACTTAAGACAGGTAAGTATGACAAACTCATCAAGTTAAACGATTACGGAAAAATTACTACCACTTTAAATCCGGATACTTTGTCGTATAGCAGCCAAAGAATCAAAATGGCTCCGACCAAATTAAATATTGAATCCACTTACCAAGAAATTCTAGCAGCAAATCCAGAAACGCTTCTCTTTTATTATTCCGGGCATGGATTTATTGAAGGAGAGGGGGAGAAAACTTTATCGCTCCAAAAGATGTAG